In a single window of the Leisingera daeponensis DSM 23529 genome:
- a CDS encoding DUF4198 domain-containing protein, which translates to MQYRLFCSILCSGLTLAAGPGLSHEFWIEPQKYQEVSGNPVVARLRNGQEFKGAEQPYLDHRIARFEVRQGAAAAPYQGRMGDMPAFTSEMAQDGLAVLIHQTQPQTLTYDTWEAFQTFIDHKGFGDIRTQHQTRGLPEAGFGEQYTRYAKSLVAIGNGSGSDAATGLETEIVALANPYTDDLSQGLPVRVLYQGEPRPNAQVEIFAKAPDGSVTISTRLTDAEGETAVPVMPGHQYLLDAVVLRPAPEGKDYVWESLWAALTFAVPAR; encoded by the coding sequence ATGCAATACCGCCTGTTCTGCTCAATTCTCTGTTCCGGGCTGACCTTGGCGGCCGGGCCGGGTTTATCCCACGAGTTTTGGATTGAGCCGCAGAAATATCAAGAAGTTTCGGGAAATCCCGTGGTGGCTAGGCTGCGCAACGGCCAGGAGTTCAAAGGCGCTGAGCAGCCCTATCTGGACCACCGGATCGCCCGGTTCGAGGTGAGGCAGGGCGCAGCGGCCGCGCCGTATCAGGGACGGATGGGCGACATGCCCGCCTTTACTTCCGAAATGGCGCAAGACGGGCTGGCGGTGCTGATCCATCAGACGCAGCCGCAAACACTGACCTATGACACCTGGGAAGCGTTCCAGACCTTCATCGACCACAAGGGATTCGGCGATATCCGCACGCAGCATCAGACGCGCGGGCTGCCGGAGGCGGGCTTTGGCGAGCAATACACCCGGTACGCCAAGTCGCTGGTGGCGATCGGGAACGGCAGCGGATCGGATGCCGCCACCGGGCTGGAGACAGAAATCGTTGCCCTGGCCAATCCCTATACCGATGATCTGTCCCAGGGTCTGCCTGTCAGGGTGCTCTACCAGGGAGAGCCGCGGCCCAATGCCCAGGTGGAGATCTTTGCCAAGGCCCCCGATGGCAGTGTCACCATCAGCACCCGGCTGACAGATGCCGAGGGCGAAACCGCTGTCCCGGTGATGCCGGGCCATCAATACCTGCTGGACGCGGTTGTCCTGCGCCCGGCGCCGGAGGGCAAAGATTACGTTTGGGAAAGCCTTTGGGCGGCCCTGACCTTTGCAGTGCCTGCACGGTGA
- a CDS encoding HupE/UreJ family protein, with the protein MKVSLAVRRGFSWPWTLFALLFCWGAIAAATARAHEVTPAIADFTVADGRITLELRLNAEAFVAGINLDGLADTNQTAQAADYDELRALGPPELEPMVRLFAEDWLEAFSVQAPDPVALSLSRITIPETGDASLPRASVLEFSGEVPPGARSLRIAWPSGSGGVVLRQNGVAEPYTGYLQGGETSPPIPLGGGAAKTPVEAFMEYIPVGFAHILPKGLDHILFVLGLFFLSPRVKPLLLQVSVFTVAHTITLALGALGVVSVSAAIVEPLIALSIVFVAVENIFARKLHSWRTFVIFGFGLLHGLGFASVLGAFGLPQNQFLPALIGFNVGVELGQLAVIAAAYLGVRLWFGRHPKYRGRVAIPASVTIALIGSYWFVERVFL; encoded by the coding sequence ATGAAGGTGTCCTTGGCTGTCAGGCGCGGCTTTTCCTGGCCGTGGACCCTATTTGCGCTGTTGTTCTGCTGGGGCGCAATAGCCGCCGCTACTGCCCGCGCGCATGAGGTTACCCCGGCGATTGCCGATTTCACCGTGGCGGACGGCCGGATCACCCTGGAATTGCGCCTGAATGCGGAGGCCTTCGTGGCGGGTATCAACCTGGACGGGCTGGCGGACACGAACCAGACCGCGCAGGCCGCCGACTACGACGAGCTGCGCGCGCTGGGCCCGCCGGAGCTGGAGCCGATGGTGCGCCTCTTTGCCGAGGACTGGCTGGAAGCCTTCTCCGTGCAGGCGCCGGACCCGGTCGCGCTCAGCCTGTCCCGGATCACCATCCCGGAGACCGGCGACGCCAGCCTGCCGCGCGCCTCCGTTCTGGAATTCAGCGGCGAGGTTCCGCCCGGGGCCCGCAGCCTGCGCATTGCCTGGCCCTCGGGCTCCGGCGGGGTGGTGCTGCGGCAGAACGGGGTTGCGGAGCCCTATACCGGCTACCTGCAGGGGGGAGAGACCTCTCCGCCCATCCCGCTTGGCGGCGGGGCGGCCAAGACGCCGGTCGAGGCTTTCATGGAATATATCCCCGTCGGCTTTGCCCACATCCTGCCAAAGGGGCTGGATCATATCCTGTTTGTGCTGGGGCTGTTCTTTCTCAGCCCGCGGGTGAAGCCGCTGCTGCTGCAGGTGAGCGTGTTCACCGTCGCCCATACCATCACCCTGGCGCTGGGCGCGCTGGGCGTGGTCTCTGTCAGCGCCGCCATCGTCGAGCCGCTGATCGCGCTGTCGATTGTCTTTGTCGCGGTCGAGAACATCTTTGCCCGCAAGCTGCACAGCTGGCGCACATTTGTGATCTTCGGCTTCGGACTTTTGCACGGGTTGGGATTTGCTTCCGTGCTGGGGGCCTTCGGGCTGCCGCAAAACCAGTTCCTGCCCGCGCTCATCGGCTTCAACGTTGGGGTTGAGCTGGGCCAGCTGGCGGTGATCGCGGCCGCCTATCTGGGCGTGCGCCTGTGGTTCGGGCGGCACCCCAAGTACCGTGGCCGGGTGGCAATCCCGGCCTCCGTCACCATCGCCTTGATCGGCAGCTACTGGTTTGTTGAGCGGGTGTTCCTGTAA
- a CDS encoding thiamine phosphate synthase, whose protein sequence is MGSPADAPEQPQIYLISPPSFELGKFPGLLARVLDEVDVACVRLDLASRDQDTLSRAGDALREVTMARDVALVISDHQILAERLGLDGVHLTDASKSVRAARKALGPDAIVGCFCGASQHDGMVAGEAGADYVSFGPVGTSGLGDGARAEADLFEWWSKMIEVPVVAEGGLTEELVRSIAPNTDFFGIGDEIWHAEDPLAALKTLMRAMG, encoded by the coding sequence ATGGGAAGCCCTGCTGACGCACCGGAGCAGCCGCAGATCTACCTGATCTCCCCGCCAAGTTTCGAGCTGGGCAAATTCCCCGGTCTGCTGGCGCGGGTGCTGGATGAGGTGGACGTGGCCTGCGTGCGCCTGGATCTGGCCAGCCGCGATCAGGACACGCTGAGCCGCGCGGGCGACGCGCTGCGCGAAGTGACCATGGCGCGTGATGTGGCGCTGGTGATCTCGGACCATCAGATCCTGGCCGAACGGCTGGGCCTGGACGGCGTGCATCTGACCGACGCCTCGAAATCAGTGCGCGCCGCGCGCAAGGCGCTGGGGCCGGATGCGATTGTCGGCTGCTTCTGCGGCGCCTCGCAGCATGACGGCATGGTGGCCGGCGAAGCGGGCGCGGATTACGTGAGCTTTGGCCCTGTCGGCACCTCCGGCCTGGGCGACGGCGCGCGGGCGGAGGCCGATCTGTTCGAGTGGTGGTCGAAGATGATTGAGGTACCGGTGGTGGCCGAAGGCGGGCTGACCGAAGAACTGGTGCGCTCCATCGCCCCCAATACCGACTTCTTCGGCATCGGCGATGAGATCTGGCACGCGGAAGATCCGCTTGCGGCGCTCAAGACACTGATGCGGGCAATGGGCTGA
- a CDS encoding RNA methyltransferase has protein sequence MPTDMPQPAFVLVRPQMGENIGAAARAMWNFGLDRMRIVAPRDGWPNPKAVAMSSGAGRLLDEAQLCADVPEALGDCTYVFATTARQRGLTKPVYSPERAMQIAAEKIAAGEKVAVMFGPERAGLENEDIAKANAIISVPVNPLYASLNLGQCVLLTGYEWMRQSGDVVHETTDLGRKGDWATGVEVEKLVEHYEERLDEAGFFYPPEKAEGMKTNLRNLWSRMRMTRSDVQMLHGIMRQMVRWKERGGE, from the coding sequence ATGCCCACCGATATGCCCCAGCCCGCCTTTGTCCTTGTCCGCCCGCAGATGGGCGAGAATATCGGTGCCGCCGCGCGGGCGATGTGGAACTTCGGCCTGGACCGGATGCGCATCGTGGCGCCGCGCGACGGCTGGCCGAACCCCAAGGCGGTGGCGATGTCCTCGGGCGCGGGCCGCCTGCTGGACGAGGCGCAGCTCTGTGCCGATGTGCCGGAGGCGCTGGGCGATTGCACCTATGTATTCGCCACCACCGCCCGCCAGCGCGGGCTGACCAAACCGGTCTACAGCCCCGAGCGTGCCATGCAGATCGCCGCAGAGAAGATCGCTGCGGGCGAGAAGGTCGCGGTAATGTTCGGGCCTGAGCGCGCGGGCCTGGAAAACGAGGATATCGCCAAGGCCAACGCCATCATCTCGGTGCCGGTCAACCCGCTTTACGCCTCGCTGAACCTGGGCCAATGCGTGCTGCTCACGGGCTATGAATGGATGCGCCAGTCCGGCGACGTGGTGCATGAAACCACCGATCTGGGCCGCAAGGGCGACTGGGCCACCGGCGTCGAAGTCGAAAAGCTGGTGGAGCATTACGAGGAGCGGCTGGACGAAGCGGGCTTCTTCTATCCGCCGGAGAAGGCCGAGGGCATGAAGACCAACCTGCGCAACCTGTGGTCCCGGATGCGGATGACCCGCTCCGACGTGCAGATGCTGCACGGGATCATGCGGCAGATGGTCCGCTGGAAAGAGCGGGGCGGCGAATAA
- the ctaA gene encoding heme A synthase: MSKRSIFEEVEGEKKDAPAVQPGLIDRGRGGARKAIRAWLMVLFGLVVAMIVVGGLTRLTDSGLSITEWRPVTGAIPPMSEAEWQSEFEKYKQIDQWRIENQWMQLSDFKEIYWWEWGHRQLGRVIGLIWAVGFLGFLAARKIPAGWTGRLLLPGVLGGVQGAIGWWMVASGVTQGEGMTSVASYRLAVHLGLAFVILGFIAWYVLMLGREERELMQARRAKEAKLFSLSTGLMHFAFLQILLGALVAGIDAGRSYTDWPLMGGQVIPPNPFMIEPLWKNFFENPGLVQFIHRVAGYLLFAFGVVAWLRGRSSAHARTRFAFNAVFAALSVQVLLGIITVVYAAPLHAAITHQLVAVGVWVLILRARFLSAYPIATSIKDH; encoded by the coding sequence ATGAGCAAGCGCAGCATTTTCGAAGAGGTCGAGGGCGAGAAAAAAGACGCGCCCGCCGTGCAGCCGGGGCTGATCGACCGCGGCCGCGGCGGTGCCCGCAAGGCGATCCGTGCCTGGCTGATGGTTCTGTTTGGCCTGGTGGTTGCGATGATCGTGGTGGGCGGCCTGACGCGGCTCACGGACTCCGGCCTGTCGATCACCGAATGGCGTCCCGTGACCGGGGCGATCCCGCCGATGTCCGAAGCCGAATGGCAGTCCGAGTTCGAGAAATACAAGCAGATTGACCAGTGGCGCATCGAGAACCAGTGGATGCAGTTGTCTGATTTCAAAGAGATCTACTGGTGGGAATGGGGCCACCGCCAACTGGGCCGCGTGATCGGCCTGATCTGGGCGGTTGGCTTCCTCGGCTTCCTGGCGGCGAGAAAGATCCCCGCGGGCTGGACCGGCCGGCTGCTGCTGCCCGGTGTCCTCGGCGGTGTGCAGGGCGCGATCGGCTGGTGGATGGTGGCATCCGGCGTCACCCAGGGCGAGGGGATGACGTCTGTCGCCTCTTACCGGCTGGCGGTGCATCTGGGGCTGGCGTTTGTGATCCTCGGCTTTATCGCCTGGTACGTGCTGATGCTGGGCCGCGAGGAGCGCGAGCTGATGCAGGCGCGCCGCGCCAAGGAGGCCAAGCTGTTCAGCCTGTCCACGGGCCTGATGCACTTTGCTTTCCTGCAGATCCTGCTGGGGGCGCTGGTGGCGGGCATCGACGCGGGCCGCTCCTACACCGATTGGCCGCTGATGGGCGGGCAGGTGATCCCTCCGAACCCTTTCATGATCGAGCCGCTGTGGAAGAACTTCTTTGAAAATCCCGGGCTGGTGCAATTCATCCACCGGGTCGCGGGCTACCTGCTGTTTGCCTTTGGTGTGGTGGCCTGGCTGCGCGGGCGCAGCTCTGCCCATGCGCGGACCCGCTTTGCCTTCAACGCCGTCTTTGCGGCGCTGTCGGTTCAGGTGCTGCTGGGGATCATCACCGTGGTCTATGCCGCGCCGCTGCACGCTGCCATCACCCATCAGCTGGTGGCGGTTGGCGTCTGGGTGCTGATCCTGCGCGCCCGCTTCCTGTCGGCCTATCCCATTGCAACCTCGATCAAGGATCACTGA
- a CDS encoding carboxypeptidase M32 yields MSAFDELMAFQRETQALGQIAGRLGWDQETVMPRGAAPQRGEEMAAIEAVLHARRSDPRVAEWLERAEAPDEAGVAQLREIRRSYERTVKVPADLAKKIAQVTSEAQGKWAAARADEDVAAFLPVLEEVVSLKREEGQALAAGGDVYDAMVEDYEHGMTGAGIAEIFDAMRPGLVELRAKVLEKPAPKGLEGTFDDVAQMKLTRKLAKQFGYDMCHGRVDKAVHPFCSGAGLDVRITTRTSETDPFNCFYSTIHEVGHAAYEQNISRDYLLTPLGSGVSMGVHESQSRIYENQIGRSRAFTGWLYEEMKAAFGDFGIADADAFYAAVNAVHKGYIRTEADELQYNLHIMLRFGLERALMSGDLAVKDLEAAWNDRFEADFGYAVDKPSNGCLQDVHWPVGLFGYFPTYSLGNVYAGCLYQALRRDVPGLDAQLAQGDTSGATGWLKQNLQQHGGLRSPRDTIVHAAGMEPSHAPLLAYLEEKFSLLYGL; encoded by the coding sequence ATGAGCGCATTTGACGAACTGATGGCCTTCCAGCGCGAAACCCAGGCGCTGGGGCAGATTGCGGGCCGTCTGGGCTGGGATCAGGAAACCGTGATGCCGCGCGGGGCCGCGCCGCAGCGGGGCGAGGAAATGGCCGCGATCGAGGCGGTGCTGCACGCCCGCCGCAGCGACCCGCGGGTGGCGGAGTGGCTGGAACGGGCCGAAGCGCCCGATGAGGCCGGTGTCGCCCAGCTGCGCGAGATCCGCCGCAGCTATGAGCGCACGGTCAAGGTGCCCGCCGATCTGGCCAAGAAGATCGCCCAGGTCACATCGGAGGCGCAGGGCAAATGGGCTGCCGCGCGGGCGGATGAGGATGTCGCAGCCTTCCTGCCGGTGCTGGAGGAAGTCGTGTCCCTGAAGCGCGAGGAAGGCCAGGCGCTGGCTGCGGGCGGGGATGTCTATGACGCCATGGTCGAGGATTACGAGCACGGCATGACCGGGGCAGGGATCGCGGAGATCTTTGACGCCATGCGCCCCGGGCTGGTGGAGCTGCGTGCCAAGGTGCTGGAGAAACCCGCGCCGAAGGGGCTGGAGGGCACCTTTGACGACGTGGCGCAGATGAAGCTGACACGCAAGCTCGCCAAGCAGTTCGGCTATGACATGTGCCATGGCCGGGTCGACAAGGCGGTGCATCCGTTCTGTTCCGGTGCGGGGCTGGATGTGCGGATCACCACGCGGACCAGCGAGACAGATCCGTTCAACTGCTTCTATTCCACCATCCACGAGGTCGGCCACGCCGCCTATGAACAGAACATCAGCCGCGATTACCTGCTGACCCCGCTGGGCAGCGGCGTGTCGATGGGGGTGCATGAAAGCCAGAGCCGGATCTATGAAAACCAGATCGGCCGCAGCCGCGCCTTTACCGGCTGGCTGTATGAGGAGATGAAAGCCGCCTTTGGCGATTTCGGCATTGCGGATGCGGATGCCTTCTATGCTGCCGTGAACGCGGTGCATAAGGGCTATATCCGGACGGAAGCGGATGAGCTGCAATATAACCTCCATATCATGCTGAGGTTCGGCCTGGAACGCGCGCTGATGAGCGGCGATCTGGCGGTGAAGGATCTGGAAGCGGCCTGGAACGACCGGTTTGAAGCAGACTTCGGCTATGCCGTGGACAAACCGTCCAACGGCTGTTTGCAGGACGTGCATTGGCCGGTCGGGCTGTTCGGCTATTTCCCGACTTACAGCCTGGGCAATGTCTATGCGGGCTGCCTGTACCAGGCGCTGCGCCGGGACGTGCCGGGGCTGGATGCCCAGCTGGCCCAAGGCGACACGTCAGGCGCCACCGGCTGGCTGAAGCAGAACCTGCAGCAGCACGGCGGGCTGCGCAGCCCGCGCGATACCATCGTGCATGCGGCCGGCATGGAGCCCAGCCACGCGCCGCTGCTGGCCTATCTGGAAGAGAAGTTCAGCCTGCTTTACGGACTGTGA
- a CDS encoding DUF6614 family protein: MNLYHCSIDLHHEAKALSFASAVEQWMNYLQERGVVLGWRLLRRKLNMASDTCRDFLLEIEFRDMTQLDQAFRVLGEHDEEVERLYSHVSALIATAEIGLYRPFPDPERAERMALI, encoded by the coding sequence ATGAACTTGTATCACTGCTCCATTGACCTGCACCACGAGGCCAAGGCGCTGAGCTTTGCCAGCGCGGTTGAGCAATGGATGAACTATCTGCAGGAACGCGGTGTGGTGCTCGGCTGGCGTCTGCTGCGGCGCAAGCTGAACATGGCCAGCGACACCTGCCGCGACTTCCTCTTGGAGATCGAATTCAGGGATATGACGCAGCTGGATCAGGCCTTCCGCGTCCTGGGCGAGCATGACGAGGAAGTGGAAAGGCTGTACTCGCATGTCTCGGCGCTGATCGCCACTGCGGAGATCGGCCTTTACCGTCCCTTCCCGGATCCCGAGCGGGCGGAGCGTATGGCGCTGATCTGA
- the gyrA gene encoding DNA gyrase subunit A: MEEKLPGRPAYDGPTVSIEAEMRNSYLDYAMSVIVSRAIPDLRDGLKPVHRRILYAMHESGNTHDKAYRKSARPVGDVMGKYHPHGDSAIYDALVRMAQDFSMSLPLLDGQGNFGSMDGDNPAAMRYTEVRMDKPAAALLADIEKETVDFQDNYDGKDREPTVLPARFPNMLVNGAGGIAVGMATNIPPHNLGEVVDATLALIEDPDLTSEQLIEYIPGPDFPTGALMLGRSGARKAYLEGRGSVIIRAKTRVEEIRKDRYAIVVDEIPYQVNKAAMIEKIAEQVREKKIEGVAHVQDESDRNGVRVVVELKRDATPEVVLNQLYRFTPMQTYFGCNMLALNGGRPEQLTLRRFLTSFIDFREDVVARRTAHLLRKARERSHILCGLAVAVTNIDEIVTTIRQSTDAAEAREKLMTRRWPAQPILEYIALIDDPTHTANDDGTYNLSEAQARAILELRLQRLTQIGVKEVTDELEELAGKIKDYLEILSSRERIMGIISDELREVRDNFAVPRRTEIVDWSGDMEDEDLIEREDMVVTVTSGGWIKRTPLADFRAQKRGGKGLSGMQTKEEDVVTTLFVANTHTQLLFFTTDGMVYKLKTWRLPQSGRTGKGKAIVNILPIPTGVSIAAIMPVDVPDEEWENLQVVFATSGGDVRRNRLSDFTNVRRNGKIAMKLPEDGSVKLVNVRICSEDDDVMLFTNSGRAIRFRSTDVRVFNSRESTGVRGIRLTGEDSVVSMSVIRHSKYTPEQRTAYLKMRRAMAGLTDDAEASDEDAPEDPNFSTELYAEMSAAENLILTITAGGSGKLSSSHDYPVRGRGGMGVTAMDKAMRGGEIVASFPVELDDQIMLATSKGQSIRVPVDGISFRSRSAGGVRVFNTGKGEEVVSVAWIAENGEEDSGEE; encoded by the coding sequence ATGGAAGAAAAACTGCCGGGACGCCCGGCATATGATGGGCCGACCGTTTCCATCGAAGCCGAGATGCGCAACTCGTATCTCGACTATGCGATGTCGGTCATCGTCAGCCGCGCCATCCCGGACCTGCGGGACGGCCTGAAACCGGTGCACCGCCGCATTCTTTATGCAATGCACGAATCCGGCAACACCCATGACAAGGCCTACCGCAAGTCGGCCCGCCCGGTTGGCGACGTGATGGGTAAATACCACCCGCACGGCGACAGCGCGATCTATGACGCGCTTGTGCGGATGGCGCAGGACTTCTCGATGTCGCTGCCGCTGCTGGACGGCCAGGGCAACTTCGGCTCCATGGACGGCGACAACCCGGCGGCCATGCGGTACACCGAGGTGCGCATGGACAAGCCCGCCGCGGCGCTCTTGGCCGATATCGAAAAAGAGACCGTCGATTTCCAGGACAACTACGACGGCAAGGACCGCGAGCCGACCGTGCTCCCGGCCCGCTTCCCGAACATGCTGGTCAACGGCGCCGGCGGCATTGCCGTCGGCATGGCCACCAATATCCCGCCGCACAACCTGGGCGAAGTGGTCGATGCCACGCTGGCGCTGATCGAGGATCCGGACCTGACCAGCGAGCAGCTGATCGAATACATCCCCGGCCCCGACTTCCCGACCGGCGCGCTGATGCTGGGCCGTTCCGGCGCCCGCAAGGCCTATCTGGAAGGCCGCGGCAGCGTCATCATCCGCGCCAAGACCCGCGTGGAGGAGATCCGCAAGGACCGCTATGCCATTGTCGTGGACGAGATCCCCTATCAGGTGAACAAGGCCGCGATGATCGAGAAGATCGCCGAGCAGGTCCGCGAGAAGAAGATCGAGGGCGTCGCCCACGTGCAGGACGAATCCGACCGCAACGGCGTGCGGGTGGTGGTCGAGCTGAAACGCGACGCAACCCCTGAGGTGGTGCTGAACCAGCTCTACCGCTTCACCCCGATGCAGACCTATTTCGGCTGCAACATGCTGGCGCTGAACGGCGGCCGGCCGGAACAGCTGACGCTGCGCCGGTTCCTGACGTCCTTCATCGACTTCCGCGAAGATGTGGTCGCCCGGCGCACCGCGCATCTGCTGCGCAAGGCCCGCGAGCGGAGTCATATCCTCTGCGGGCTGGCCGTGGCGGTGACCAATATCGACGAGATCGTCACCACCATCCGCCAGTCCACCGATGCGGCTGAAGCGCGTGAGAAGCTGATGACCCGCCGCTGGCCGGCGCAGCCGATCCTGGAATACATCGCGCTGATCGACGATCCGACCCACACGGCAAATGACGACGGCACCTATAACCTGTCCGAAGCCCAGGCCCGCGCGATTCTGGAACTGCGCCTGCAGCGCCTGACCCAGATCGGCGTGAAAGAAGTCACTGACGAGCTGGAAGAACTGGCCGGCAAGATCAAGGACTACCTGGAAATCCTGTCCTCGCGCGAGCGGATCATGGGCATTATCAGCGACGAGCTGCGCGAAGTGCGCGACAACTTCGCCGTGCCGCGCCGCACCGAGATCGTCGACTGGTCCGGCGACATGGAGGACGAGGACCTGATCGAGCGCGAGGACATGGTGGTGACCGTGACCTCCGGCGGCTGGATCAAGCGCACCCCGCTGGCCGACTTCCGCGCCCAGAAGCGCGGCGGCAAGGGCCTGAGCGGCATGCAGACCAAGGAAGAGGACGTGGTGACCACGCTGTTTGTGGCCAACACCCACACCCAGCTCCTGTTCTTCACCACCGACGGCATGGTCTACAAGCTCAAGACCTGGCGCCTTCCGCAGTCCGGCCGCACCGGCAAGGGCAAAGCCATCGTCAACATCCTGCCGATCCCGACCGGCGTCTCCATCGCCGCCATCATGCCGGTCGATGTGCCGGACGAGGAATGGGAAAACCTGCAGGTGGTCTTTGCCACCAGCGGCGGCGACGTGCGCCGCAACCGCCTGTCGGACTTCACCAACGTCCGCCGCAACGGCAAGATCGCGATGAAGCTGCCGGAGGACGGCTCCGTCAAACTGGTGAACGTGCGCATCTGTTCGGAAGACGACGACGTGATGCTGTTCACCAACTCCGGCCGCGCCATCCGCTTCCGCTCCACCGACGTGCGCGTGTTCAACTCGCGCGAATCCACCGGTGTCCGCGGCATCAGGCTGACCGGCGAGGACAGCGTGGTCTCCATGTCGGTGATCCGCCACTCCAAATACACGCCGGAGCAGCGCACCGCCTACCTCAAGATGCGCCGGGCGATGGCGGGTCTGACCGACGATGCCGAGGCTTCGGACGAGGACGCACCCGAGGATCCGAACTTCTCCACCGAGCTCTATGCAGAGATGTCGGCAGCCGAGAACCTGATCCTGACCATCACCGCAGGCGGCTCGGGCAAGCTGTCGTCCTCGCACGACTACCCGGTGCGCGGGCGCGGCGGCATGGGCGTGACCGCAATGGACAAGGCGATGCGCGGCGGCGAGATCGTCGCCTCCTTCCCGGTTGAGCTGGACGACCAGATCATGCTGGCCACCTCCAAGGGCCAGTCGATCCGGGTGCCGGTCGATGGCATCTCCTTCCGCTCGCGTTCGGCCGGCGGCGTGCGGGTGTTCAACACCGGCAAAGGCGAGGAAGTGGTCTCTGTCGCCTGGATCGCCGAAAACGGCGAGGAGGACAGCGGCGAGGAATAA
- a CDS encoding usg protein, whose product METSETELMLKGYGLTTAEFTYRMPDFTHVLNTFVWQEYDLAPDHPRLFEFIEFWQREIEGPLHSVRFNHRKLIGPGEWRNVVGEFKIH is encoded by the coding sequence ATGGAGACCAGCGAAACCGAACTGATGCTGAAAGGATACGGGCTGACCACGGCGGAATTCACCTACCGGATGCCCGATTTCACGCATGTCCTGAATACATTTGTCTGGCAGGAATATGATCTGGCGCCGGATCATCCGCGGCTGTTCGAATTCATCGAATTCTGGCAGCGCGAGATCGAGGGCCCGCTGCATTCGGTGCGGTTCAATCACCGCAAGCTGATCGGCCCCGGCGAATGGCGCAACGTCGTTGGGGAGTTCAAGATCCACTAG
- a CDS encoding radical SAM protein has translation MKDLQKPVANLGKFQDAYVTADGQDRASVPLSRPETLWFNTGTLCNIECSNCYILSSPANDALVYLTEAEVRSYLDQIAQRGWPVREIGFTGGEPFMNPEMTAMARTALERGFEVLILTNAMRPMMRKTVRAGLLDLRETFGDKLTLRISVDHHSAELHDKERGAGSFAKTIEGMEWLRENGFRMAVAGRTVWGESEAEARAGYAALFEKHGFAIDARNPARTVLFPEMDERVEVPEITGACWGILNKSPDSVMCASSRMVVKRKGAETPAVLACTLLPYAPEFELGTTLAEAESPVQLNHPHCAKFCVLGGASCSA, from the coding sequence ATGAAAGACCTGCAAAAACCCGTCGCGAACCTAGGCAAGTTTCAAGACGCTTACGTGACGGCAGATGGTCAGGACCGCGCCTCTGTGCCGCTCAGCCGCCCGGAAACCCTGTGGTTCAACACCGGCACGCTGTGCAATATCGAATGCAGCAACTGCTATATCCTCAGCTCCCCGGCCAACGATGCGCTGGTCTACCTGACAGAGGCCGAGGTGCGGAGCTATCTGGATCAGATCGCGCAGCGCGGCTGGCCGGTCCGGGAAATCGGGTTCACCGGCGGCGAACCCTTCATGAACCCGGAGATGACCGCGATGGCCCGCACCGCGCTGGAGCGGGGTTTCGAGGTGCTGATCCTGACCAACGCCATGCGCCCGATGATGCGCAAGACAGTGAGAGCCGGACTGCTGGACCTGCGGGAGACCTTCGGGGACAAGCTGACCCTGCGGATATCCGTCGACCACCACAGCGCCGAACTGCATGATAAAGAGCGCGGCGCAGGCAGCTTTGCCAAGACAATCGAAGGCATGGAGTGGCTGCGAGAAAACGGCTTCCGGATGGCAGTGGCCGGCCGCACCGTCTGGGGCGAGAGCGAGGCTGAGGCCCGTGCCGGCTATGCCGCGTTGTTTGAAAAGCACGGGTTTGCCATCGATGCCCGAAACCCCGCCCGGACCGTGCTGTTTCCGGAGATGGACGAGCGCGTGGAAGTCCCCGAGATCACAGGCGCCTGCTGGGGCATCCTCAACAAGTCGCCGGACAGTGTGATGTGCGCGTCCTCGCGGATGGTGGTCAAACGCAAGGGCGCAGAAACGCCCGCCGTTCTGGCCTGCACCCTGCTGCCCTACGCGCCTGAATTCGAACTGGGCACCACCCTGGCCGAGGCCGAAAGCCCGGTGCAGCTGAACCACCCCCATTGCGCCAAATTCTGCGTCCTTGGGGGGGCCAGCTGCTCCGCTTGA